From a region of the Eulemur rufifrons isolate Redbay chromosome 7, OSU_ERuf_1, whole genome shotgun sequence genome:
- the SECISBP2 gene encoding selenocysteine insertion sequence-binding protein 2 isoform X7: MASEGPREPKGEGIKLSADVEPFVPKFAGLNVAWSESSEACVFPSCAATYYPFVQEPPVTEQKIYTEDMAFGASAFPPQYLSSEITLHPYAYSPYTLGSTQSVCSVPGSQYDYNQPGCYQGFQTVIPRNEHMCPLPQETRALLKKKTYDEKKTYDEQKLDGKRADGTLSSEIKSAKDSCHLSLHAENSLKSDGYHKRTDRKSRIIAKGISTSKPEFEFTRLDFPELQSPENNNMSAVQKQPKWGSVCSTSTDISLLKEVVTPATVLSEGEMVVKNNPEECVTTNVASNSPCTRELSWTPMGYVVRQTLSTELSPAPKNVTSMINLKTIASSEDPKNVSILSSEVLSSDPSCKKEKHIVHPAKKSKASQGGNLEQNEASRKNKKKKEKSKSKYEILTVQEPPRIEDAEEFPNLAVASERRDRVESPKFQSKQQPQGNFKNSVKKSQLPVQLDLGGMLTALEKQQHSQHAKQSSKPVVFSVGAVPVLSKEVSSGERGRRFSQVKTPHNPLDSSAPLMKKGKQREVPKAKKPTSLKKIILKERQERKQQRLQDNAVSPALISDKGQDGDSGGDDQAPEQVDPSGPAGTDELVSSTPAVEGKSEEPPGAEFQRDAEASLLAPDHAAFPKIHSRRFRDYCSQMLSKEVDACVTDLLKELVRFQDRMYQKDPVKAKTKRRLVLGLREVLKHLKLRKLKCVIISPNCEKIQSKGGSCGFGRRVSSQPTQASGRGHGVLPLAGCSGTEDGHWSHTMKCCAWQPSNTHLGYLSTSHLVLSVVNSSVHSLQRWAG, encoded by the exons aCAGAAAATATATACTGAAGATATGGCCTTTGGAGCTTCAGCTTTTCCACCTCAGTATTTATCTTCTGAGATAACTCTTCATCCATATGCCTACTCTCCCTACACCCTTGGCTCTACGCAAAGCGTCTGCTCGGTGCCTGGCTCCCAGTATGACTATAACCAACCCGGTTGTTACCAAGGTTTTCAAACGGTGATACCCCGAAATGAGCACATGTGCCCTCTCCCACAAGAAACAAGAGCTCTGTTAAAG AAAAAAACCTATGATGAGAAAAAAACGTATGATGAGCAAAAGTTGGATGGTAAAAGGGCGGATGGAACTCTGTCATCTGAGATCAAATCAGCTAAAGATTCATGTCATTTGTCTCTTCATGCTGAGaatagtttgaaatcag ATGGTTATCATAAAAGAACAGACAGGAAATCCAGAATCATTGCAAAGGGTATATCTACCTCCAAACCTGAGTTTGAATTTACCAGGTTGGATTTCCCTGAACTGCAGAGTCCAGAGAACAATAATATGTCagcagtacaaaagcaacccAAGTGGGGATCTGTCTGCTCTACTTCGACAGACATTTCTCTTCTAAAAGAAGTGGTAACACCAGCTACAGTGTTATCAGAG GGTGAAATGGTGGTGAAAAATAATCCAGAGGAATGTGTGACTACTAATGTTGCCTCCAATTCCCCTTGTACAAGAG AGTTATCTTGGACACCAATGGGTTATGTTGTTCGGCAGACATTATCTACAGAACTGTCACCAGCCCCTAAAAATGTTACTTCCATGATAAACTTAAAGACCATTGCTTCATCAGAAGACCCTAAAAATGTTAGTATATTGTCCTCTGAAGTTTTATCTTCGGATCCTTCCTGCAAGAAAGAGAAACACATTGTTCATCCTGCCAAAAAG TCCAAAGCATCACAAGGTGGCAACCTTGAACAAAATGAAGCCtcaagaaagaataagaaaaagaaagaaaagtctaaaTCAAAATATGAAATCCTCACAGTTCAAGAGCCACCAAGGATTGAA GATGCCGAGGAGTTTCCCAACCTGGCAGTTGCATCTGAAAGAAGAGACAGAGTAGAGTCACCGAAATTTCAATCTAAACAGCAGCCACAG ggtaattttaaaaatagtgtaaaGAAGAGCCAGCTTCCAGTACAGTTGGATCTGGGGGGGATGCTGACAGCactggagaagcagcagcactCCCAGCATGCAAAACAGTCCTCCAAACCAGTGGTGTTCTCAG TCGGAGCGGTGCCAGTTCTTTCCAAAGAAGTCTCGTCAGGGGAGAGGGGCCGGCGCTTCAGTCAGGTGAAGACACCGCACAACCCCTTGGACTCCAGTGCCCCACTGATGAAGAAAGGGAAGCAGAGGGAGGTCCCCAAGGCCAAGAAGCCAACCTCACTGAAGAAG attattttgaaagaacGGCAAGAGAGAAAGCAGCAGCGTCTCCAGGATAATGCCGTGAGCCCAGCGCTCATCAGTGACAAAGGGCAAGATGGAGATAGCGGTGGCGATGACCAGGCCCCCGAGCAGGTGGACCCCTCAG GTCCAGCGGGGACAGATGAATTGGTCTCCTCCACTCCTGCGGTCGAGGGCAAGTCAGAAGAGCCACCAGGCGCGGAGTTCCAGAGGGATGCAGAGGCCAGCCTCCTTGCTCCCGACCACGCTGCCTTCCCCAAGATCCACAGCCGCAGATTCAGGGA TTACTGCAGCCAGATGCTTAGTAAGGAAGTGGACGCTTGTGTTACAGACCTGCTCAAAGAACTTGTCCGTTTCCAAGATCGTATGTATCAGAAAGATCCAGTCAAGGCCAAGACCAAACGCCGACTTGTGTTGGGGCTGAGGGAAGTTCTCAAACACCTGAAGCTCAGAAAGTTGAAATGTGTCATCATTTCTCCCAACTGTGAGAAGATACAGTCGAAAG GAGGGTCATGTGGTTTTGGACGACGGGTTTCCAGCCAACCCACGCAGGCCTCTGGCAGAGGGCATGGTGTCCTTCCATTGGCAGGGTGCTCTGGAACCGAGGATGGTCACTGGTCACATACCATGAAGTGCTGTGCCTGGCAGCCAAGCAATACCCACCTAGGATACTTGTCTACTTCACATTTAGTTCTGTCTGTGGTTAACTCATCTGTTCACTCGTTACAGAG GTGGGCTGGATGA
- the SECISBP2 gene encoding selenocysteine insertion sequence-binding protein 2 isoform X3, which produces MASEGPREPKGEGIKLSADVEPFVPKFAGLNVAWSESSEACVFPSCAATYYPFVQEPPVTEQKIYTEDMAFGASAFPPQYLSSEITLHPYAYSPYTLGSTQSVCSVPGSQYDYNQPGCYQGFQTVIPRNEHMCPLPQETRALLKKKTYDEKKTYDEQKLDGKRADGTLSSEIKSAKDSCHLSLHAENSLKSDGYHKRTDRKSRIIAKGISTSKPEFEFTRLDFPELQSPENNNMSAVQKQPKWGSVCSTSTDISLLKEVVTPATVLSEGEMVVKNNPEECVTTNVASNSPCTREDPKNVSILSSEVLSSDPSCKKEKHIVHPAKKSKASQGGNLEQNEASRKNKKKKEKSKSKYEILTVQEPPRIEDAEEFPNLAVASERRDRVESPKFQSKQQPQGNFKNSVKKSQLPVQLDLGGMLTALEKQQHSQHAKQSSKPVVFSVGAVPVLSKEVSSGERGRRFSQVKTPHNPLDSSAPLMKKGKQREVPKAKKPTSLKKIILKERQERKQQRLQDNAVSPALISDKGQDGDSGGDDQAPEQVDPSGPAGTDELVSSTPAVEGKSEEPPGAEFQRDAEASLLAPDHAAFPKIHSRRFRDYCSQMLSKEVDACVTDLLKELVRFQDRMYQKDPVKAKTKRRLVLGLREVLKHLKLRKLKCVIISPNCEKIQSKGGLDDTLHTIIDHACEQNIPLVFALNRKALGRSLNKAVPVSVVGIFSYDGAQDQFHKMVELTTAARQAYKAMLANAQRELAGEPGPQAPSSAPTQGPSRSAEDGPTATTEKEEPHYIEIWKKHLEAYSRCALELDESLEASTSQMMNLNL; this is translated from the exons aCAGAAAATATATACTGAAGATATGGCCTTTGGAGCTTCAGCTTTTCCACCTCAGTATTTATCTTCTGAGATAACTCTTCATCCATATGCCTACTCTCCCTACACCCTTGGCTCTACGCAAAGCGTCTGCTCGGTGCCTGGCTCCCAGTATGACTATAACCAACCCGGTTGTTACCAAGGTTTTCAAACGGTGATACCCCGAAATGAGCACATGTGCCCTCTCCCACAAGAAACAAGAGCTCTGTTAAAG AAAAAAACCTATGATGAGAAAAAAACGTATGATGAGCAAAAGTTGGATGGTAAAAGGGCGGATGGAACTCTGTCATCTGAGATCAAATCAGCTAAAGATTCATGTCATTTGTCTCTTCATGCTGAGaatagtttgaaatcag ATGGTTATCATAAAAGAACAGACAGGAAATCCAGAATCATTGCAAAGGGTATATCTACCTCCAAACCTGAGTTTGAATTTACCAGGTTGGATTTCCCTGAACTGCAGAGTCCAGAGAACAATAATATGTCagcagtacaaaagcaacccAAGTGGGGATCTGTCTGCTCTACTTCGACAGACATTTCTCTTCTAAAAGAAGTGGTAACACCAGCTACAGTGTTATCAGAG GGTGAAATGGTGGTGAAAAATAATCCAGAGGAATGTGTGACTACTAATGTTGCCTCCAATTCCCCTTGTACAAGAG AAGACCCTAAAAATGTTAGTATATTGTCCTCTGAAGTTTTATCTTCGGATCCTTCCTGCAAGAAAGAGAAACACATTGTTCATCCTGCCAAAAAG TCCAAAGCATCACAAGGTGGCAACCTTGAACAAAATGAAGCCtcaagaaagaataagaaaaagaaagaaaagtctaaaTCAAAATATGAAATCCTCACAGTTCAAGAGCCACCAAGGATTGAA GATGCCGAGGAGTTTCCCAACCTGGCAGTTGCATCTGAAAGAAGAGACAGAGTAGAGTCACCGAAATTTCAATCTAAACAGCAGCCACAG ggtaattttaaaaatagtgtaaaGAAGAGCCAGCTTCCAGTACAGTTGGATCTGGGGGGGATGCTGACAGCactggagaagcagcagcactCCCAGCATGCAAAACAGTCCTCCAAACCAGTGGTGTTCTCAG TCGGAGCGGTGCCAGTTCTTTCCAAAGAAGTCTCGTCAGGGGAGAGGGGCCGGCGCTTCAGTCAGGTGAAGACACCGCACAACCCCTTGGACTCCAGTGCCCCACTGATGAAGAAAGGGAAGCAGAGGGAGGTCCCCAAGGCCAAGAAGCCAACCTCACTGAAGAAG attattttgaaagaacGGCAAGAGAGAAAGCAGCAGCGTCTCCAGGATAATGCCGTGAGCCCAGCGCTCATCAGTGACAAAGGGCAAGATGGAGATAGCGGTGGCGATGACCAGGCCCCCGAGCAGGTGGACCCCTCAG GTCCAGCGGGGACAGATGAATTGGTCTCCTCCACTCCTGCGGTCGAGGGCAAGTCAGAAGAGCCACCAGGCGCGGAGTTCCAGAGGGATGCAGAGGCCAGCCTCCTTGCTCCCGACCACGCTGCCTTCCCCAAGATCCACAGCCGCAGATTCAGGGA TTACTGCAGCCAGATGCTTAGTAAGGAAGTGGACGCTTGTGTTACAGACCTGCTCAAAGAACTTGTCCGTTTCCAAGATCGTATGTATCAGAAAGATCCAGTCAAGGCCAAGACCAAACGCCGACTTGTGTTGGGGCTGAGGGAAGTTCTCAAACACCTGAAGCTCAGAAAGTTGAAATGTGTCATCATTTCTCCCAACTGTGAGAAGATACAGTCGAAAG GTGGGCTGGATGACACGTTGCACACCATCATTGATCACGCCTGTGAGCAGAACATCCCCTTGGTGTTTGCCCTCAACCGCAAAGCTCTGGGGCGCAGTTTGAACAAAGCAGTCCCTGTCAGCGTGGTGGGAATCTTCAGCTACGACGGGGCCCAG GACCAGTTCCACAAGATGGTTGAGCTGACGACGGCGGCCCGGCAGGCGTACAAGGCCATGCTGGCGAACGCGCAGCGGGAGCTGGCAGGAGAGCCTGGGCCTCAGGCCCCTTCCAGCGCCCCCACGCAGGGCCCCAGCCGCTCTGCAGAAGACGGCCCCACAGCCACCACTGAAAAAGAAGAGCCACACTACA TCGAAATCTGGAAAAAACATCTGGAAGCGTACAGTCGATGTGCCCTGGAGCTAGATGAATCCTTGGAGGCTTCTACCTCTCAGATGATGAACTTGAATTTATAG
- the SECISBP2 gene encoding selenocysteine insertion sequence-binding protein 2 isoform X9, with product MLPPIPLVQETLSTELSPAPKNVTSMINLKTIASSEDPKNVSILSSEVLSSDPSCKKEKHIVHPAKKSKASQGGNLEQNEASRKNKKKKEKSKSKYEILTVQEPPRIEDAEEFPNLAVASERRDRVESPKFQSKQQPQGNFKNSVKKSQLPVQLDLGGMLTALEKQQHSQHAKQSSKPVVFSVGAVPVLSKEVSSGERGRRFSQVKTPHNPLDSSAPLMKKGKQREVPKAKKPTSLKKIILKERQERKQQRLQDNAVSPALISDKGQDGDSGGDDQAPEQVDPSGPAGTDELVSSTPAVEGKSEEPPGAEFQRDAEASLLAPDHAAFPKIHSRRFRDYCSQMLSKEVDACVTDLLKELVRFQDRMYQKDPVKAKTKRRLVLGLREVLKHLKLRKLKCVIISPNCEKIQSKGGLDDTLHTIIDHACEQNIPLVFALNRKALGRSLNKAVPVSVVGIFSYDGAQDQFHKMVELTTAARQAYKAMLANAQRELAGEPGPQAPSSAPTQGPSRSAEDGPTATTEKEEPHYIEIWKKHLEAYSRCALELDESLEASTSQMMNLNL from the exons ATGTTGCCTCCAATTCCCCTTGTACAAGAG ACATTATCTACAGAACTGTCACCAGCCCCTAAAAATGTTACTTCCATGATAAACTTAAAGACCATTGCTTCATCAGAAGACCCTAAAAATGTTAGTATATTGTCCTCTGAAGTTTTATCTTCGGATCCTTCCTGCAAGAAAGAGAAACACATTGTTCATCCTGCCAAAAAG TCCAAAGCATCACAAGGTGGCAACCTTGAACAAAATGAAGCCtcaagaaagaataagaaaaagaaagaaaagtctaaaTCAAAATATGAAATCCTCACAGTTCAAGAGCCACCAAGGATTGAA GATGCCGAGGAGTTTCCCAACCTGGCAGTTGCATCTGAAAGAAGAGACAGAGTAGAGTCACCGAAATTTCAATCTAAACAGCAGCCACAG ggtaattttaaaaatagtgtaaaGAAGAGCCAGCTTCCAGTACAGTTGGATCTGGGGGGGATGCTGACAGCactggagaagcagcagcactCCCAGCATGCAAAACAGTCCTCCAAACCAGTGGTGTTCTCAG TCGGAGCGGTGCCAGTTCTTTCCAAAGAAGTCTCGTCAGGGGAGAGGGGCCGGCGCTTCAGTCAGGTGAAGACACCGCACAACCCCTTGGACTCCAGTGCCCCACTGATGAAGAAAGGGAAGCAGAGGGAGGTCCCCAAGGCCAAGAAGCCAACCTCACTGAAGAAG attattttgaaagaacGGCAAGAGAGAAAGCAGCAGCGTCTCCAGGATAATGCCGTGAGCCCAGCGCTCATCAGTGACAAAGGGCAAGATGGAGATAGCGGTGGCGATGACCAGGCCCCCGAGCAGGTGGACCCCTCAG GTCCAGCGGGGACAGATGAATTGGTCTCCTCCACTCCTGCGGTCGAGGGCAAGTCAGAAGAGCCACCAGGCGCGGAGTTCCAGAGGGATGCAGAGGCCAGCCTCCTTGCTCCCGACCACGCTGCCTTCCCCAAGATCCACAGCCGCAGATTCAGGGA TTACTGCAGCCAGATGCTTAGTAAGGAAGTGGACGCTTGTGTTACAGACCTGCTCAAAGAACTTGTCCGTTTCCAAGATCGTATGTATCAGAAAGATCCAGTCAAGGCCAAGACCAAACGCCGACTTGTGTTGGGGCTGAGGGAAGTTCTCAAACACCTGAAGCTCAGAAAGTTGAAATGTGTCATCATTTCTCCCAACTGTGAGAAGATACAGTCGAAAG GTGGGCTGGATGACACGTTGCACACCATCATTGATCACGCCTGTGAGCAGAACATCCCCTTGGTGTTTGCCCTCAACCGCAAAGCTCTGGGGCGCAGTTTGAACAAAGCAGTCCCTGTCAGCGTGGTGGGAATCTTCAGCTACGACGGGGCCCAG GACCAGTTCCACAAGATGGTTGAGCTGACGACGGCGGCCCGGCAGGCGTACAAGGCCATGCTGGCGAACGCGCAGCGGGAGCTGGCAGGAGAGCCTGGGCCTCAGGCCCCTTCCAGCGCCCCCACGCAGGGCCCCAGCCGCTCTGCAGAAGACGGCCCCACAGCCACCACTGAAAAAGAAGAGCCACACTACA TCGAAATCTGGAAAAAACATCTGGAAGCGTACAGTCGATGTGCCCTGGAGCTAGATGAATCCTTGGAGGCTTCTACCTCTCAGATGATGAACTTGAATTTATAG
- the SECISBP2 gene encoding selenocysteine insertion sequence-binding protein 2 isoform X2 gives MASEGPREPKGEGIKLSADVEPFVPKFAGLNVAWSESSEACVFPSCAATYYPFVQEPPVTEQKIYTEDMAFGASAFPPQYLSSEITLHPYAYSPYTLGSTQSVCSVPGSQYDYNQPGCYQGFQTVIPRNEHMCPLPQETRALLKKKTYDEKKTYDEQKLDGKRADGTLSSEIKSAKDSCHLSLHAENSLKSDGYHKRTDRKSRIIAKGISTSKPEFEFTRLDFPELQSPENNNMSAVQKQPKWGSVCSTSTDISLLKEVVTPATVLSEGEMVVKNNPEECVTTNVASNSPCTRELSWTPMGYVVRQTLSTELSPAPKNVTSMINLKTIASSEDPKNVSILSSEVLSSDPSCKKEKHIVHPAKKSKASQGGNLEQNEASRKNKKKKEKSKSKYEILTVQEPPRIEGNFKNSVKKSQLPVQLDLGGMLTALEKQQHSQHAKQSSKPVVFSVGAVPVLSKEVSSGERGRRFSQVKTPHNPLDSSAPLMKKGKQREVPKAKKPTSLKKIILKERQERKQQRLQDNAVSPALISDKGQDGDSGGDDQAPEQVDPSGPAGTDELVSSTPAVEGKSEEPPGAEFQRDAEASLLAPDHAAFPKIHSRRFRDYCSQMLSKEVDACVTDLLKELVRFQDRMYQKDPVKAKTKRRLVLGLREVLKHLKLRKLKCVIISPNCEKIQSKGGLDDTLHTIIDHACEQNIPLVFALNRKALGRSLNKAVPVSVVGIFSYDGAQDQFHKMVELTTAARQAYKAMLANAQRELAGEPGPQAPSSAPTQGPSRSAEDGPTATTEKEEPHYIEIWKKHLEAYSRCALELDESLEASTSQMMNLNL, from the exons aCAGAAAATATATACTGAAGATATGGCCTTTGGAGCTTCAGCTTTTCCACCTCAGTATTTATCTTCTGAGATAACTCTTCATCCATATGCCTACTCTCCCTACACCCTTGGCTCTACGCAAAGCGTCTGCTCGGTGCCTGGCTCCCAGTATGACTATAACCAACCCGGTTGTTACCAAGGTTTTCAAACGGTGATACCCCGAAATGAGCACATGTGCCCTCTCCCACAAGAAACAAGAGCTCTGTTAAAG AAAAAAACCTATGATGAGAAAAAAACGTATGATGAGCAAAAGTTGGATGGTAAAAGGGCGGATGGAACTCTGTCATCTGAGATCAAATCAGCTAAAGATTCATGTCATTTGTCTCTTCATGCTGAGaatagtttgaaatcag ATGGTTATCATAAAAGAACAGACAGGAAATCCAGAATCATTGCAAAGGGTATATCTACCTCCAAACCTGAGTTTGAATTTACCAGGTTGGATTTCCCTGAACTGCAGAGTCCAGAGAACAATAATATGTCagcagtacaaaagcaacccAAGTGGGGATCTGTCTGCTCTACTTCGACAGACATTTCTCTTCTAAAAGAAGTGGTAACACCAGCTACAGTGTTATCAGAG GGTGAAATGGTGGTGAAAAATAATCCAGAGGAATGTGTGACTACTAATGTTGCCTCCAATTCCCCTTGTACAAGAG AGTTATCTTGGACACCAATGGGTTATGTTGTTCGGCAGACATTATCTACAGAACTGTCACCAGCCCCTAAAAATGTTACTTCCATGATAAACTTAAAGACCATTGCTTCATCAGAAGACCCTAAAAATGTTAGTATATTGTCCTCTGAAGTTTTATCTTCGGATCCTTCCTGCAAGAAAGAGAAACACATTGTTCATCCTGCCAAAAAG TCCAAAGCATCACAAGGTGGCAACCTTGAACAAAATGAAGCCtcaagaaagaataagaaaaagaaagaaaagtctaaaTCAAAATATGAAATCCTCACAGTTCAAGAGCCACCAAGGATTGAA ggtaattttaaaaatagtgtaaaGAAGAGCCAGCTTCCAGTACAGTTGGATCTGGGGGGGATGCTGACAGCactggagaagcagcagcactCCCAGCATGCAAAACAGTCCTCCAAACCAGTGGTGTTCTCAG TCGGAGCGGTGCCAGTTCTTTCCAAAGAAGTCTCGTCAGGGGAGAGGGGCCGGCGCTTCAGTCAGGTGAAGACACCGCACAACCCCTTGGACTCCAGTGCCCCACTGATGAAGAAAGGGAAGCAGAGGGAGGTCCCCAAGGCCAAGAAGCCAACCTCACTGAAGAAG attattttgaaagaacGGCAAGAGAGAAAGCAGCAGCGTCTCCAGGATAATGCCGTGAGCCCAGCGCTCATCAGTGACAAAGGGCAAGATGGAGATAGCGGTGGCGATGACCAGGCCCCCGAGCAGGTGGACCCCTCAG GTCCAGCGGGGACAGATGAATTGGTCTCCTCCACTCCTGCGGTCGAGGGCAAGTCAGAAGAGCCACCAGGCGCGGAGTTCCAGAGGGATGCAGAGGCCAGCCTCCTTGCTCCCGACCACGCTGCCTTCCCCAAGATCCACAGCCGCAGATTCAGGGA TTACTGCAGCCAGATGCTTAGTAAGGAAGTGGACGCTTGTGTTACAGACCTGCTCAAAGAACTTGTCCGTTTCCAAGATCGTATGTATCAGAAAGATCCAGTCAAGGCCAAGACCAAACGCCGACTTGTGTTGGGGCTGAGGGAAGTTCTCAAACACCTGAAGCTCAGAAAGTTGAAATGTGTCATCATTTCTCCCAACTGTGAGAAGATACAGTCGAAAG GTGGGCTGGATGACACGTTGCACACCATCATTGATCACGCCTGTGAGCAGAACATCCCCTTGGTGTTTGCCCTCAACCGCAAAGCTCTGGGGCGCAGTTTGAACAAAGCAGTCCCTGTCAGCGTGGTGGGAATCTTCAGCTACGACGGGGCCCAG GACCAGTTCCACAAGATGGTTGAGCTGACGACGGCGGCCCGGCAGGCGTACAAGGCCATGCTGGCGAACGCGCAGCGGGAGCTGGCAGGAGAGCCTGGGCCTCAGGCCCCTTCCAGCGCCCCCACGCAGGGCCCCAGCCGCTCTGCAGAAGACGGCCCCACAGCCACCACTGAAAAAGAAGAGCCACACTACA TCGAAATCTGGAAAAAACATCTGGAAGCGTACAGTCGATGTGCCCTGGAGCTAGATGAATCCTTGGAGGCTTCTACCTCTCAGATGATGAACTTGAATTTATAG
- the SECISBP2 gene encoding selenocysteine insertion sequence-binding protein 2 isoform X5, whose protein sequence is MASEGPREPKGEGIKLSADVEPFVPKFAGLNVAWSESSEACVFPSCAATYYPFVQEPPVTEQKIYTEDMAFGASAFPPQYLSSEITLHPYAYSPYTLGSTQSVCSVPGSQYDYNQPGCYQGFQTVIPRNEHMCPLPQETRALLKKKTYDEKKTYDEQKLDGKRADGTLSSEIKSAKDSCHLSLHAENSLKSDGYHKRTDRKSRIIAKGISTSKPEFEFTRLDFPELQSPENNNMSAVQKQPKWGSVCSTSTDISLLKEVVTPATVLSEGEMVVKNNPEECVTTNVASNSPCTREDPKNVSILSSEVLSSDPSCKKEKHIVHPAKKSKASQGGNLEQNEASRKNKKKKEKSKSKYEILTVQEPPRIEGNFKNSVKKSQLPVQLDLGGMLTALEKQQHSQHAKQSSKPVVFSVGAVPVLSKEVSSGERGRRFSQVKTPHNPLDSSAPLMKKGKQREVPKAKKPTSLKKIILKERQERKQQRLQDNAVSPALISDKGQDGDSGGDDQAPEQVDPSGPAGTDELVSSTPAVEGKSEEPPGAEFQRDAEASLLAPDHAAFPKIHSRRFRDYCSQMLSKEVDACVTDLLKELVRFQDRMYQKDPVKAKTKRRLVLGLREVLKHLKLRKLKCVIISPNCEKIQSKGGLDDTLHTIIDHACEQNIPLVFALNRKALGRSLNKAVPVSVVGIFSYDGAQDQFHKMVELTTAARQAYKAMLANAQRELAGEPGPQAPSSAPTQGPSRSAEDGPTATTEKEEPHYIEIWKKHLEAYSRCALELDESLEASTSQMMNLNL, encoded by the exons aCAGAAAATATATACTGAAGATATGGCCTTTGGAGCTTCAGCTTTTCCACCTCAGTATTTATCTTCTGAGATAACTCTTCATCCATATGCCTACTCTCCCTACACCCTTGGCTCTACGCAAAGCGTCTGCTCGGTGCCTGGCTCCCAGTATGACTATAACCAACCCGGTTGTTACCAAGGTTTTCAAACGGTGATACCCCGAAATGAGCACATGTGCCCTCTCCCACAAGAAACAAGAGCTCTGTTAAAG AAAAAAACCTATGATGAGAAAAAAACGTATGATGAGCAAAAGTTGGATGGTAAAAGGGCGGATGGAACTCTGTCATCTGAGATCAAATCAGCTAAAGATTCATGTCATTTGTCTCTTCATGCTGAGaatagtttgaaatcag ATGGTTATCATAAAAGAACAGACAGGAAATCCAGAATCATTGCAAAGGGTATATCTACCTCCAAACCTGAGTTTGAATTTACCAGGTTGGATTTCCCTGAACTGCAGAGTCCAGAGAACAATAATATGTCagcagtacaaaagcaacccAAGTGGGGATCTGTCTGCTCTACTTCGACAGACATTTCTCTTCTAAAAGAAGTGGTAACACCAGCTACAGTGTTATCAGAG GGTGAAATGGTGGTGAAAAATAATCCAGAGGAATGTGTGACTACTAATGTTGCCTCCAATTCCCCTTGTACAAGAG AAGACCCTAAAAATGTTAGTATATTGTCCTCTGAAGTTTTATCTTCGGATCCTTCCTGCAAGAAAGAGAAACACATTGTTCATCCTGCCAAAAAG TCCAAAGCATCACAAGGTGGCAACCTTGAACAAAATGAAGCCtcaagaaagaataagaaaaagaaagaaaagtctaaaTCAAAATATGAAATCCTCACAGTTCAAGAGCCACCAAGGATTGAA ggtaattttaaaaatagtgtaaaGAAGAGCCAGCTTCCAGTACAGTTGGATCTGGGGGGGATGCTGACAGCactggagaagcagcagcactCCCAGCATGCAAAACAGTCCTCCAAACCAGTGGTGTTCTCAG TCGGAGCGGTGCCAGTTCTTTCCAAAGAAGTCTCGTCAGGGGAGAGGGGCCGGCGCTTCAGTCAGGTGAAGACACCGCACAACCCCTTGGACTCCAGTGCCCCACTGATGAAGAAAGGGAAGCAGAGGGAGGTCCCCAAGGCCAAGAAGCCAACCTCACTGAAGAAG attattttgaaagaacGGCAAGAGAGAAAGCAGCAGCGTCTCCAGGATAATGCCGTGAGCCCAGCGCTCATCAGTGACAAAGGGCAAGATGGAGATAGCGGTGGCGATGACCAGGCCCCCGAGCAGGTGGACCCCTCAG GTCCAGCGGGGACAGATGAATTGGTCTCCTCCACTCCTGCGGTCGAGGGCAAGTCAGAAGAGCCACCAGGCGCGGAGTTCCAGAGGGATGCAGAGGCCAGCCTCCTTGCTCCCGACCACGCTGCCTTCCCCAAGATCCACAGCCGCAGATTCAGGGA TTACTGCAGCCAGATGCTTAGTAAGGAAGTGGACGCTTGTGTTACAGACCTGCTCAAAGAACTTGTCCGTTTCCAAGATCGTATGTATCAGAAAGATCCAGTCAAGGCCAAGACCAAACGCCGACTTGTGTTGGGGCTGAGGGAAGTTCTCAAACACCTGAAGCTCAGAAAGTTGAAATGTGTCATCATTTCTCCCAACTGTGAGAAGATACAGTCGAAAG GTGGGCTGGATGACACGTTGCACACCATCATTGATCACGCCTGTGAGCAGAACATCCCCTTGGTGTTTGCCCTCAACCGCAAAGCTCTGGGGCGCAGTTTGAACAAAGCAGTCCCTGTCAGCGTGGTGGGAATCTTCAGCTACGACGGGGCCCAG GACCAGTTCCACAAGATGGTTGAGCTGACGACGGCGGCCCGGCAGGCGTACAAGGCCATGCTGGCGAACGCGCAGCGGGAGCTGGCAGGAGAGCCTGGGCCTCAGGCCCCTTCCAGCGCCCCCACGCAGGGCCCCAGCCGCTCTGCAGAAGACGGCCCCACAGCCACCACTGAAAAAGAAGAGCCACACTACA TCGAAATCTGGAAAAAACATCTGGAAGCGTACAGTCGATGTGCCCTGGAGCTAGATGAATCCTTGGAGGCTTCTACCTCTCAGATGATGAACTTGAATTTATAG